ATTTCGGAAGGAGTTGGCTTAGCTGCTAGAGCTGCAGTTGGGGCGGACAGTACTGGCTTTATCTGTATCTCCCGTGCTttttctggttctggttctggttctggttccaAGGGTCGCATTTCGGGCATAAGTTCATTTGGATCGGCTGGCGTAATACGGGATGTTGAGTGACGTGGTCCGCCTCCTCCTGAACCTGAACCTACTCCTCCACCCGTTCTGTTGGTGAGGCGGGAGTAGTAACGATTGAATTTTCGGAATATCGACTGGGAGCGGGACCCATCCTGAGAGCCAGTCTCGACCAGATCGACCCAATCCCCGGGGACCCTCTTCTTGTCATCATCATCGACATCCTTAGCGCCAGGGGCTGGTGTGGGGGCTGTGCATGCAGATACGGTGTCCacctccacatccacatcgaCATCCATTTCGCTACCGGAATCATCGCTTCCAATGCCCATGAGGGGATCCACAGACAGGTCGGGAATATGCGTATCCACGGGGACTGCAGGCACTactgtctcctcctcctcctctgagGGTTTAGCTGGCGAATCCTGCGTTACCTGCGCTTCATTGCCGGTGCCCTCCACTTCCATTGGCAACAGTTCCGCCAAAATTGGCTTCTCCTCCACCATGGTGATGGCGGCAGCACTCTTTTGCTGGAGCCCAGACTCGTTTTGTAAGAGTTCCGTCTCCTCGATATCCTCCTCCAGCTGGGCATGCAGCAGCTTCAGATCCATTTCTAATTCGGGATCAAGATCCAAGAGGCACTCGTTGACGACCAAAATGGGTTCGGCGGCAGCATCTTCATTCAGCGGAGGCACCTCGATCTCCTGCATCTCCTGTGACGCTGGCATGCCATCCTCTTCAATCTCTTCCACATCTTCCTCCTCCCCTTGGGACTCGTCCCCCCGCTTGGAGAGCTTGGAGGGTCTGCCGGGCTTCCGTTGCTTTATCTTGAAACAAATCTTCTTCTTGGGGGTCTTCGGATAGATCATGGAGCTGCGTCGCGATATCAGCTTCGGCACGGCCGTTTCCGTTTCTGTTTTCATCTGTATGTCATCGGCGGGACGACAGCAGAGGATCACCTTCTCCATTTCTATGTCCGCGATCAGCTGTTCGTTTAACCGATGATGCTTCATCAGATGCCTGTCCCGTCTCTCCTGCCCCATCTGCACGTAATCGCACACAGGACAGACATGCAGACTGAGGGGCAGGCAGCTGGTTCTCGGGTCGGAAACTATTTGTGCTTCGGGGACACAATTCTTGCGATGCTTCTTAATTGTAGCCTGGCGTCGCATGGGTTGCTTGCACGCCGAGCACTGGGTATTGCTCTCGCCCGTATGCCCAATCAGATGCAACGCTATGTTGCCGAAGGAGGAGTTTTGCAGGTCCTTCGTGCAGAAGGGACACACGTAGTTGTACTTCATTCTGCTGCCGTCACCCCCCGCAAACCGCAAACGATTGCCCCGACCTTCGCGCAGTTCGTCCAGCATGCCGGGTGCCAGGCGAGAGATGTAGTTCTCCTTGTGGTACTGCAGATAGTGGCCGATGGGATTCTTATCGATCTCCATGTGGCACACAACACAATCTATGGCCCCAGTGGACATGGCATTCCATTCGGAGTTCACATTcagttgtgtttttttgtttcgcTTTTTCTGCTCCTCCTTTCGCTTTGGTtgtgttgttgtcgttgtcttTGACGTTTTCGCTGacgttggcgttggcgttggctgTTTCGGGGACTGCGGGGGTATTGGCATTGGGTGACGCCGCAAACGCACAACACATTTCAACACTGGCTTCTCCCTTTTCCAGATTGTGGACGCTCGATTGATGCCGTCGTTGTTTCCGCGGGGTCCACAGGGTCGACCGCGACGTGCCACATTTCGAATCTCCCTTGGGCTGGGCCTACGACTGGGAAGAGGAgaaggagacggcgatggcgATAGCGACTCTGAACGCCGTTGCACCTGTTGCAAAGTGCATGCTCGTCTTCCAGTGGCCCGCGTCACTTCCTCTCCGTTGTGCATGGACGAAAGATATTCGTTGAGCTTTTCCAGCTCGTTCCTCTTGCGTGCCCGTGGCTTGGCTCGTGCTAGATGCACGGTCGGTGGAGCAGGCGGTGTCGGTGTCGGCCGTGTTGGTGTTGGGGCAACAGACTGTTCATCGGAGTCCGTCACCTCAATCTGAGCACGGTTTTCTTCGATTTCCAGTCGTGGTCTCTTGCTCGCTTGCACGATCGCATTCTTGGGCGAGGAGGGAGGTCTGCCTCGTTTGCGTTTCACAGGCTGAGGAGTCTTCTCCGTTTGCAACTCCGTCGCCTCCGGTTTGGTGGAAATATCAGTCTCAAAATTGTTATCCTCCCCCGATCTCGGCTTGTCTGCCTCCGATTTGGAATGTGGAATATCAGGTTTTGTTTGCGGCACTGTAATGGATCGTAGCTTCTTTTCCTCGGGTGTGGCCTTAGCGGACCTGTTTATCTGACCCAAACCGAAGCAGTTCCGGCTGAGCTTCGTTTCGTTGAAGGAACATTCGGGTATGCCGCGTGTGCGCCGCTTTCCAGTGATAATATTCTGGGTAGACACGCGGCAATTATCGCTGGTCTTCTCGAATATATTCGCCAGATGGCGTGCCTTCATCGATTGCTTCTCATCCTTGCGCTTCTGTTCGGTGAGGTCCTCATACATCAGGCTACTGCCATTAAAGAGCAAGGCCCTGTCCACCAGCGGACGGCTGGCCGTCGGTGCCATCGAATTGCGGCGTCGCATATTCGGATTGATTTTTCGGCTGTATGTGGGCCCCTGCTGCTCCTCACTCCCATTTGTATCTCCATTTGGATTTGCCTTAAACTTCTGGCCAAAGTCCTCGAGCAGCTTGGAGCCATCGTCGTTAAATAGGAATGTACTGTGGCCGTTGGGACCCAGGAAAATCTTCATTTTCGATAGTTTGGGGGGTACCTTTTGGCCCGCAACTGGATCCGCAACCGCAACTGCGGCTGCCATGGACTCGGCAGTTGCGGTTTCAGTTGCGGTTCCAGTTGCAGTTCCACTTGCAGCCGCGTTATCGGGCTTCCCTTCCAAAGGGCTTCCTGCCTTTGTTTTTGTGTTCTTCAGGTCAATATCCGATGCAGCGTCCTCCGGCTGTATCTCCGGTTTGTCGGTTGTCGGTTTGCCCTCGGAGGCTTTGTCCGAGGGCGTACAGGGTATACAGACCATCGGTGGCTCGTTCTCTACGTTATCCGAGAGAGAGCAGGAGGCGCCTGAGCCATCGATCTGTGGCTTATTATTCGAGTTGTTTCCTTTCGCAATAGTCTCCGCAGTGGAACAAGAGGAAGGTAAAGAGGAGGGCGTGGAGGATGAGGCTTTCTTGTCGCCTGCTTCTTTTTGCTCCTTCTTTTCCGTTTGATTGTTgtcttttttcttcttcaacttctttttctttttcttgttGGCATTCTTTGCTGCTGACGTCTCTTCCTTTTTGGGTTTATCCTGATCTTTAGACATATTTTTGTTCTTATCCGCATCTTTAGATCGATTCTTTTTTTCCGCTCTTTCAGGTTTAGGATTATCTTTAGGATCTTTAGGACTATTCCTGGGGCTCTCGCTCTCCACGTTAGGAGTATCTTTGTTATTATCAGTACTCCTATTCGTATCCTTATCCTTGTCTCTGTCGTTATCCTCTCTCTCATTACAGGATTTGTTCGTGAGTGGACTCGTGCATGAGCTGGCACTCTCGCCCTCTTTACCATTGCCCAAGGACTGGCCCACTTTGGTCgtggctgctgccgctgtcgaCGTTTTTTTGGGTATTCGAAAGTCGATCTTCTTGGCCGGACCATTCGCGATGACGGTGCGATATGAGGTGTCCAACTGGCGCTCTGGTAGTGCCGTCACTGCCAACGTTACTGCCGCACAATCGCTCTCctcctgctgccgctgcttgtCGGCTGCCTCCAGCTGGCGTTTTTTCTCGATGTCCGCCAGGCGCTGCTCCTCGGCCACCTTGGCAGCGGCTGCTGCCTCCCTGGCCTTGGCCTCACGATGCTCGCGATACGAATGCGGCCCATCATAATTCCCTCCGCCTCGTCCTCGTCCGCCGCCTGGTGGCATGTATCGATGGCTAATGCCACCGGGGCCGCCACGAAAGCTGCCTCCACCGAAGTTGGGTCTAGGTCCAGGCAGAAACCCAGGATCGGGACTAGGTCTACCTCCACCATTAAAGGGATTTGTTTCATTtctattgttattgttattgccATTCCAGGACGAAGGTTGCCAGTTCGTGGAGTTGCCCTGAGAATAGCCCTGGTGCTGATGTTTGTGCTGATGGTTCGGTCGTGGCATATTCTGACAGCGTGGATCCCGTGTCTCACGTGGATCCCATGTGGCTTCACGTGGCATCGATCTCGGATCGGAAGGATGAAAGTATTTGGACAAATGGGGCGCAGGGCCCGAGGATTGCGTCTCGTTCCCAGGGAGTCCTTGTGGCCGCTGGTTCCCATGAACATTGTGCGGAGGCCGCACATGCGCATTATGGCTGTTCAGATTCCGTGGTCGAAAGCCCATGCTTCGTTCCTCAGCTACTGCCCCTGGGATGCGGTTCCATACGGAGGAGGCCTTCATTGGCGGTGCCGGCAGCACTGGCGATGTATCGCGAATGACACTCGGGGGAGGAACTGGCAGGGGGGGAGGAGCTGGCGGGGAGGCCAGTACATTCGAAACGGCAGCTGACAAGGCGTGACTTTTGTAATTGGGATTCTTTCCACGCGGATCCATGCTGTTCGATGCCAGTGGCAATGTGCACGGCAGTCCCGTTCCCACAGCCCCGGAGGGATCCAGCTTATCCATCAGCATAGCGGCCAGTTTCTTGCGTGCTTCCGAAAGTGGACTGACTGGTCTATCCCTTCTGGCAGCATCTCTATCACACAAGGATGGTGGAGGAGTAGGAGAAATAGTAGGAGCAAGAGTAGGAGTACCATTCGATGGCTCTGtgggcggctgctgctgttggtgccTCTCGTTTGGTGTTGGCTGACGCACTGCCGCCGCCGATGTGGAGTCTGCTTCACATTGTCTGGTAAATGCCGTCTTTGCTGTTGCTTGATCTGCATTGGATCGGCGCGAGAATCCTAGAtcggcgctggcgctggcatTGAATTGCAAACTTCTAACTTTGGTCCGCTCTCTATTGGCATTCTCTCGCGCCTGCTTTTGTTCTCTGTCCAGGGTTCTGGCTTCACGTATGGCAGACAGTAAATCTTGTCCATCAGAAGGAACTCTGTCGCACTCTCTGGCCTTCTGGCTGGTATCCGCCTTGCCACCCTCTGGTTTCTTCTGATCCCGACTTGCTCCTTGACTCTTTGCTGTACTCTTGCGCTCATTGCGTGGCTTGTGGGCGGAAAAGCTGTGGGAACTGGAGGACCTGCGCGCTGGCTCCTCTGCGACTTTATTCGCTGGGGATGGGCGATCGAGTGAAACGGATTTGCGTCTTTCAGTCGAAGCTTTCGATCCAGACAATGTTGTCGACCTGCTCTGAGGATTTCTTTTCCTGTTTGTTGATTCCATGTGGTCCTCACTTTCACTGCTGGACGAACTTATCGATATTTTATCGCCATATTTTATCGCAGTACTGCTGGGCTTCTCTTTGCGCTTTGTGAGTCCTGTGCTTGTGTTTGAGCCAGAACCCTTTGGTTTCTGGTTGTTGATCTGAGGCGAGGCGGcggcagtggctgtggatTTGGATTTGGCTAGAGCTGTGTCTTGTTCCGGGGCTTGACCTTTCTGGAGCAAGCGTTTTTGAGCGGGGGCCCCGGAACGGTTGCCTGATGCGGCACCACTGGCCTCGCGTGCCTGTCTATTTCGGACCTTCTGCAATTCAGTTTTAATTAGTTGGGAAAACAAAACTGCGGCGGTCGGGCGGCAACTTACCTCACCGAATTTCGTCTCCAGCTTCATTACAATCGTTTCAATTTTATTGAGAGTCGACGGGGTCACATTGCTGTGCATAAAGAAACTGTTGAGGAACTTCTCAAGTAAAAAGGTTAACTGAAAGCACTTACTCTCGCTTGACAAGGCAGATGAGGGCCTCTAGACGGGAGAATTGTCCCTGGGTCAGACTCGACATAAACGCATTTTTCACTTCCTCGATGAAGGGCAAGAGGCCAAGAATTTGCTTTTGTTTAGCAACAATCGCTGGGTCCAGGGGCAGAATAGCCCCCTCTTCCTCAGAGACATTTTCAGAGGCGGACACTTGGACATCTCTGTGGGTGACATCGCCGGTCTGCTGGCGGTCAGTCACTGCCTCGGAATCATCCGACTCACTGATGACCTCCAAATTAATTTCGCTTGCATCCTCCATGTGCCAGTCTTTTGAGGTTTTCTCTCCTgtggaaataaaataacaaaatgTTAAATGTAAAGTCCTATCGATATCAGAACCGATCACAGCTGTACAGCTGTCCATCCGCCTATGAATCCATCGCACCCGCCTATGCAGCtgcatacgtacatatgtgcaAAAACCATGCCAAAGAAACTTATCAAATGGCATGACCATATCCATACACTTAATGTAGGTAAAAtaatgaaaacaaaaacaactaaaGTCTATCGGCTTGGGAATGCGTAAATGGGAAGCAACATCAACATGACATTTCAAACGAGCTATGACTTGTTTCGCTCAGGAGCCAACATGGCCTTGAAACACGCTTGCTTTAGAATTTTTACCTGATGATGGATgctaatacatacatatgcaggAGCAAACAAAGAATACAATACGGTCTCTTAAAGTGCCCGGCATGCAGACGACCGCCTATCGGCTCGATGTTTACTATTTCGATGTTTACTTCCCATCACCATTGATTGGAAATAGTTTTTTCatggtttattttattttcaaaaCCGAAAATGacctatatatgtacataaataaatcAATTAATTAATTGGGGAGTAGAGAATTGCAAACTAAAAAGTTAATATTCTTTGGTGggatacatatgtaaatatcgATTCGATTGCGTAAAACCGAATTCGCCGCAAACCTCAGGCGACGTTGTGCCTGCTTTGGTGGTACATATGTGCGTATCAACAGCACTGCTTtttacatatgtgtgtgtgttccatGTGGTACCCAGGGTAGAATTATGAACGATCCCCTTCGTTTTCGTGTTTtgcttgttgttttttttttatgtggTTCGGTCGACGACGAGGGTCGTCGTGTCCCCCGCCAagactgtttacgaagcaaaAATACGACTTCTTCGCCTATTCGTTACCTGACTAGCGGAGTTATTTCTGTACTAAAAAACGCATACTATTGTATCCAGATGTTGAGCCAAGCAATTAAAAACAGGGATAAGCCCTTTAaatgtatacatacatacatatgtatgtattttggAGAGATCGATCTATATTTCTTCACATATTCATTGTATGCATAGTCTTACACACGCTGGTGCATATGCATGtatggatgtatgtatgtatgtatgtatcaaTATTCAAAGTTGCTTCTTTAATACGAATTTTTTGAAACTGATGACATCACAAAGAGGAAACGAAAAATTGCTGATCCAGCGTTAAAACTGTAATTGAAAGCGACCCAAATAtggatgtacatatatatgttcAATTATGAAATTGAAGTTAACACAGAAATGCAACAGCTTAAAAAAACCACTCATATAACGATGAATTTGTTCATATGTACacaagtatgtatgtattgttCAAAATTCAGAAGTAGTTTTCCCGCACACTCACATTAGATCTTTTGGGCTGTGCACAAAAAGAGATTGTCGTTGAATCGTGTAGTGTTTAGGAAAGTAAATTTATCTGCTGATCTCTGATTAATGATTATAATATGATGATTAATATGTTATATGTTACAAATTGTTCAATTAATTTTTAATACATTTGTCCTAAGACAAGAGTTCAAATAATACCGTCATATCGTCGGGTTTCTATCTCAGAAGAACGACGTTCGCTGTCCTCTAATATTCTCACTAGCCAAAGTGATTGTTTCAGTAGATTGCGATGTGTGATGGTTTAAAACTGAGGCAATTTTGTATACAAATATCGGTATATAAATCAAACAGCCTTTTGGCGTGTAAATATGAGAGGCCTTCATGAATCCAAGTATTTATTAAATCACAGCTATACTCAAGCCCCTTTAATTATATCGATCCATACGAATCCTTCCTTCACTCAGATTCTGATCACTTTCGAATGCGAAGGTTCGTTCTCATGTCTTTGAAATGACTCAAAACATCCCAATCTGATTTTGTAGAGCCGATTCCAAAAAGGAATGGTTCTATAATACTTATTTTTCACCAAAAACCATAAAATTTAAGCCAAACCACTTACATTTGATGTATTGGTCCGAttttgaacatttttgtgatttatatacatacatacaaaagTTTCAGTAGGATTATCTCAAAAAACGAATGGGTCCTATGGAACCTTTATGATATGGATATGGATCGATCAGTCCGATTCCAACAAAGGATTTTAAAATCCATAAAGAAAACTATATACTTTGAACTTCATATGTTGCATAAAAATAGTTTAGATCTAAATTTtgaaagcttctttagctcagCTGTAGTGTGCGATAGTGGGTCTCCCAAGTACAAAATATAAGCTGAAACTTATCGCTTTAGAGGAAATGTCTTTTCCGCGTCACCGCTTTTCATGGCTGCGATTCAAACTGGCCGACAAGATCCCAGAATTTTACCTTGACAGActtcttgttttttttaatCACGCTCTTATATCAACAAACCGTAGACGCAAAAAAAAATCCCCTTGCACTATGTATTTCTGTTTTCTCGAGAAGCTAACTGACTGaaattatatttttgtttgAAAAACGCATAGGGACTGGCCTGTGTCACCGTGACGAAACATTCTTTCGGTTGATGAAAGTAAACTGGTATTATATGGTCAGATAGACTCCAGAGAATATGTTTGGCGTTCACAGAAACCCTATTACCACCCAAAATCTTTAAAAGAGAgggggaacgctgtgagttgctgcggagaccgcaacttaCACCCTGCGCTAAAATTTTctttttgaaaataaatttaaaaaataataaattaatatattatattaaattTTATATGTTATATTTCGCTCAAAATAAATCTCAGCATTTATTTGTGTTAtttatgtaaatatatatatttgtattctTTGAAACTACGTTACTACTGCTTTTATGTATCAATAACAAATAAAAGATAAGGAAAGCTAGTTGCTCATAGTCGTACCTGAGGGGGGAAGAAGACTTACGAAGACTTACTTGCGCTTGACTACGCTCTTGcaatttatttatctatttttaGAATTGCTTATCTTAAGCCGCGAGTGTTAATGCATTGATACTTAGTTTTTGGTGATTATTCTTAGTCGCGTTTCAAGATGGGTCGCAAACGTAATTGTATTCCGCGTAATTTTTTTACATTCCACGCGGAAAGTAATGTTTCTGAGTGTAAAATTTGCAAATTGACTTTGAGTGGAAATTTTGTGTGCAATCTAAAGCGGCACTTAGAAAAGGTGCACAAAGGCGAATATGAAACCTTGgccgaaaacaaaaaaaccgaAGTGcccgaaaagaaaaagaagttTTCGGGGGTAATGGGGCAAGATGATGTCAAGAATGCCTGTATTGACCTGGTGACTGCCGCAAAACATCCGTTTGCTGTACTAGACTCAAAAGGCTTTAAGGCGTTAACAGCTCACATATTTAGCGGCTTGGATATGCCCACTGTAACTTCCAGAAATATTATGAGCTTAGTCGAGGAAAAGTACAGCCAAATTAAATGCGACATGGTCAAAACATTCAAAAACAGAATCCTCTGCCTTAAAATGGACACGGCCATTGTCATTGtcaaaattaatttttgtaaaattaaataatactTATTAATTAAACGTATATCCgacaacaaaaccaaaaataacaaaaaaattttaatgtattttcaaaaagaaAATTTTAGCGCAGGGTGTAGCTTTGTGGTCCTTTGACAAGGATATGCAATAATATTGGCAAACATTCTAACACAGAAGCCGTAAATTCCTGTTGAGTTTTATTTTAagcgaaaaaaataaaaatcattgataatcattatttttgagttttattttttttgatcAAGAATAATGATTAATCCTAAGTTTTATCAAATTACTCAAAAATAATGATTATCTGTGAAGAAAATCGTAAAAAATCAAAAGTTTACAAATCATGGCGGCAATGCAGAGATTGtacaaaaataaagattttGGTGTAAATAGTGTTTTTCTAGGTCCATTAAAAATAAgagatttttttatttaaaaaaaaaaaaaaaaaaaatgattaTTTACGGTTCCTGCTTTTTGGAATCGGTTCTACAAAATCAGATTGGGATGTTTTGAGTCATTTCAAAGTCATGAGAACGAACCTTCGAATTCGGAAGTGATCAGAATCTGAGTGAAGGAAGGATTCGTATGGATCGATATAATTAAAGGGGCTTGAGTATAGCTGttattaaataaatacttgGATTCATGAAGGCCTCTCATATTTACACGCCAAAAGGCTGTTTGATTTATATACCGATATTTGTATACAAAATTGCCTCAGTTTTAAACCATCACACATCGCAATCTACCGAAACAATCACTTTGGTTAGTGAGAATATTAGAGAACAGCGAACGTCGTTCTTCTCAGATAGAAACCCGATATGACGGTATTATATGAACTCTTGTCTTAGGACAAATGTatcaaaattaattaaataatttttaacATATAACATATTAATCATATCAGTGACGCGTTCCGAAACGAAGAAATGCCGTAGTACCAAAATATTGATTGTAGATATCAGACACATTTTTATCTGGTATTTTGGTAGCAGCTCAGCGACAGAATTGAATAATTCGTAAAGATCATTTTTGGTACAAAATGTTCTAATGTTCATCAGCTAATTTTTACCCCCGGTAAAACTAGGCAAAAATTCAACTTTCTTATTTACGCTTCGCACCAAACCGACAGATGTGAGGCTTTTGATATATATAATGAACTAAAGTTTTTTTCATggtgtggtttttttttaaattgttaAACATATATAGGTACATTAATAAGGCGTCGTTAatggtatcgtttgtaaaaatttATTTTGTCCAAAACCTCTGAATGCCGCATTTTGCTGTTAAATTCCTTTCTTGTTTCATTCATTTTAATCATTCTGTACATACCGTCGCACACAATTAATGTTTAAAAACCCCGATAATTGTTGTGCAAATAGTCTTGTAATAGCACGGGAATAAACCGAACTGGGTTTCGCGACCAACGCGTTTCAGCGCGAATGTGCATCAATGTCTTTTAAAAGATTGGTTTTGATTTTACGCAAAAATGATTTAAACATTTATTTAGGCTAGCAGAGTTTGGGCAATTTTTCCGGATTTTTTTTAAAATGGTAGGATGCCTAAAtctatatataaaatattacgtaaattttatataaattcATCAAAATCGACAAATTGGTTAAAAAGAAATAAGGGTTTTACTTCACAAAAATTTTCTGTTAGTAGAATGGTTTAATATTCTGCAAGCAGATCATAGTTGACAAAACGGTCAATTCTATTCCCTGTTCAGGGCTTGTGAATTAATTACATTCGAAAACTATAAAAACTGAACAGTATAGTTATAAGATGTATTTTGGCTATTAATATGATAAAGAACATTCTGAATTTATTCTGGGAGCGGCATCTGCAAAATTGATTCAAAATGCTGAATTTCCAGATATATACCATAAATTAACCGGATTTTTTCACTGTTTCGGCTGATTAAGTGTTGGTAGAACATTTTTTATTTCTAACAATTACGCGTCATAATTTTCCCAGTGTTAATCTAATGATTTTTATGGATTGAGATGAAAAAAGCACTCGAGGCACTGTTCAGACCAGAGGAAATAT
The Drosophila miranda strain MSH22 chromosome XL, D.miranda_PacBio2.1, whole genome shotgun sequence genome window above contains:
- the LOC108153742 gene encoding uncharacterized protein LOC108153742, whose protein sequence is MEDASEINLEVISESDDSEAVTDRQQTGDVTHRDVQVSASENVSEEEGAILPLDPAIVAKQKQILGLLPFIEEVKNAFMSSLTQGQFSRLEALICLVKRDNVTPSTLNKIETIVMKLETKFGEKVRNRQAREASGAASGNRSGAPAQKRLLQKGQAPEQDTALAKSKSTATAAASPQINNQKPKGSGSNTSTGLTKRKEKPSSTAIKYGDKISISSSSSESEDHMESTNRKRNPQSRSTTLSGSKASTERRKSVSLDRPSPANKVAEEPARRSSSSHSFSAHKPRNERKSTAKSQGASRDQKKPEGGKADTSQKARECDRVPSDGQDLLSAIREARTLDREQKQARENANRERTKVRSLQFNASASADLGFSRRSNADQATAKTAFTRQCEADSTSAAAVRQPTPNERHQQQQPPTEPSNGTPTLAPTISPTPPPSLCDRDAARRDRPVSPLSEARKKLAAMLMDKLDPSGAVGTGLPCTLPLASNSMDPRGKNPNYKSHALSAAVSNVLASPPAPPPLPVPPPSVIRDTSPVLPAPPMKASSVWNRIPGAVAEERSMGFRPRNLNSHNAHVRPPHNVHGNQRPQGLPGNETQSSGPAPHLSKYFHPSDPRSMPREATWDPRETRDPRCQNMPRPNHQHKHQHQGYSQGNSTNWQPSSWNGNNNNNRNETNPFNGGGRPSPDPGFLPGPRPNFGGGSFRGGPGGISHRYMPPGGGRGRGGGNYDGPHSYREHREAKAREAAAAAKVAEEQRLADIEKKRQLEAADKQRQQEESDCAAVTLAVTALPERQLDTSYRTVIANGPAKKIDFRIPKKTSTAAAATTKVGQSLGNGKEGESASSCTSPLTNKSCNEREDNDRDKDKDTNRSTDNNKDTPNVESESPRNSPKDPKDNPKPERAEKKNRSKDADKNKNMSKDQDKPKKEETSAAKNANKKKKKKLKKKKDNNQTEKKEQKEAGDKKASSSTPSSLPSSCSTAETIAKGNNSNNKPQIDGSGASCSLSDNVENEPPMVCIPCTPSDKASEGKPTTDKPEIQPEDAASDIDLKNTKTKAGSPLEGKPDNAAASGTATGTATETATAESMAAAVAVADPVAGQKVPPKLSKMKIFLGPNGHSTFLFNDDGSKLLEDFGQKFKANPNGDTNGSEEQQGPTYSRKINPNMRRRNSMAPTASRPLVDRALLFNGSSLMYEDLTEQKRKDEKQSMKARHLANIFEKTSDNCRVSTQNIITGKRRTRGIPECSFNETKLSRNCFGLGQINRSAKATPEEKKLRSITVPQTKPDIPHSKSEADKPRSGEDNNFETDISTKPEATELQTEKTPQPVKRKRGRPPSSPKNAIVQASKRPRLEIEENRAQIEVTDSDEQSVAPTPTRPTPTPPAPPTVHLARAKPRARKRNELEKLNEYLSSMHNGEEVTRATGRRACTLQQVQRRSESLSPSPSPSPLPSRRPSPREIRNVARRGRPCGPRGNNDGINRASTIWKREKPVLKCVVRLRRHPMPIPPQSPKQPTPTPTSAKTSKTTTTTQPKRKEEQKKRNKKTQLNVNSEWNAMSTGAIDCVVCHMEIDKNPIGHYLQYHKENYISRLAPGMLDELREGRGNRLRFAGGDGSRMKYNYVCPFCTKDLQNSSFGNIALHLIGHTGESNTQCSACKQPMRRQATIKKHRKNCVPEAQIVSDPRTSCLPLSLHVCPVCDYVQMGQERRDRHLMKHHRLNEQLIADIEMEKVILCCRPADDIQMKTETETAVPKLISRRSSMIYPKTPKKKICFKIKQRKPGRPSKLSKRGDESQGEEEDVEEIEEDGMPASQEMQEIEVPPLNEDAAAEPILVVNECLLDLDPELEMDLKLLHAQLEEDIEETELLQNESGLQQKSAAAITMVEEKPILAELLPMEVEGTGNEAQVTQDSPAKPSEEEEETVVPAVPVDTHIPDLSVDPLMGIGSDDSGSEMDVDVDVEVDTVSACTAPTPAPGAKDVDDDDKKRVPGDWVDLVETGSQDGSRSQSIFRKFNRYYSRLTNRTGGGVGSGSGGGGPRHSTSRITPADPNELMPEMRPLEPEPEPEPEKAREIQIKPVLSAPTAALAAKPTPSEIVVAAAAAGGVPAPGDTTPMSALTRVENVAYRMRETTLPASAVYCCVYPGCSFLFSNEREGLERHFAIEHPQVSWSGGCFACITQDQTKALLTLPRSIADELHHLAQKHMPAAAPAANPPEQLLPAAKPALPKLRVRRFSGDLLTKAAKQVEQDQIQQQQQQQQQENVSSNQVDVDMHGNVEGDTLANVMLRDLLKATPRPINQLADLNAAGLGEFLCAKPATPPALSPRETETQAPRAADGNANGNEKANEELLYNNRKNTGLQIVTVCHVDEPQNEPAEPQAMPPVLPESLATVNNGHFMVTQSISANHVNICLAAPTAAGSAVAASAAAEKGAPAGAPPTTANRRPNLHLSQDRFRCMAAGCGYCAHTVMCIREHMNFHRFSFGSADYLYCAYCPHVASDVDDYVRHGVLVHGLAPRHELETATTTRPGGELSVSEQIHKTFTQQRKAFTATVPPAVPVSASAPAKEKVQPQLQGKETAPGNPHGGVSLSKVLVRYLEPTGYGDDKLFECPQRTCGARLTSESFVNHIHYHIRSSSSRMDTELVKCRYCRTLETPPMLRQHMLLHHARHNYICSLCLETGTSKDMVIFHVQKCHSEVLGLPNHSFKVMEVSLQEGHAVMAAHSSTVCHVVGVLLPFEQEQLQAMKFKLIRELKLREAGTKFVFRSSEAKLLPSGHTVLTVQLRCAECLYVSSEVVHMQRHLAMHKVQTIGAFVESQRIVQTSPEIPEPSPVKEDVANGAGGQHTVVNPYMLYVPSAGRFVCGALDCGIQLPTQQALIEHMSKEHKYTDVLWCPFCRCRQPSKLSVTKYLKHLLTHKHHVYQCGSCSRCNPDRYSIERHIMDRHPKINVDVVIHRQEVNARLKTTARWIKLPKLSKHPTHNQLICNLCQHMDNAIIKMRAHVEAVHGIKHQYICPVRAPQCSFGANEPVSVIQHILDNHPSEQVQPALIYQRPIARKRQTMGFYCCQCRLAFLSFQRIVAHLKEQHACLCQYKCPHCEISCAQERSVISHMIDEHPDLKGLAICQFERVFTDLPDKLAWAEAYPIEEAQQREQQQQEEDQEEDPDEEENEQPEEQEVQQPPLAVNSRISEVIDLLDSDDETETERVTAPAPAPAPVTVTATANRNVSEPFNESLRVSIAEKDKTLIESYLRNHFYIFCCDHCGFTSRNLMEMKTQHWAKAHAKRSFMFRVQPILMCCQCKSFNGSAKELRDHLMSAHQHKRLVRTFGCDVRRPRECGFCDYNYQNWEDLSSHMEQANHQANDLKNMTDSGLEVLLNLNRSKNGAEYYQKCSLCQKILPDQIAMYHHGQQEHANQGFSFTNVHPLMFRCVYCVFSSQEEMVTLQHMISHFGGFQRCHFCQMDQPGGFQQYIQHCYTNHQERVGRFRQVYTYRVILRFLMQTALQFQNGLIISKNSLLNTRYNSDTLSRQLYEELMALAERPPIPRIHIGLKNTTPIAIQGLQGEPVPKKAKISQRRQTLGPDELIRANPPAVAAVAPSPAAALSPSQAAAFAQRPAVALAQRPAVALAQRPAAAHGRPANTTWSTSFTGTNPTAPLQPPPPAAAKVVAGNQQTTSTAGPQNIIRNLKRRNSVVIFSRP